DNA sequence from the Halorussus limi genome:
ATCGGGAGATGGTTGCGGCCCCAGTACGCGAGACTCTCGGTCGGCGACGGACCGACGCGCCCGTAGCGGCGTAGCGGTGCCGCAACGGTCGCAACACCGCCGAGACCACGTGGGAACAGTCCAAGCGTCAGAACGAAGTCGAAACCGGGCCGAAGCGTCGCGGACGAGTCGGGGTACGGTGTCGGCGTCTACTGCAGTCGCTTCGTGGTCTCCACGAGGGGATGGCGGGCGTAGTCCACGACCTTCACGTCGTCCAACCCGTCCAGCCCCTCCTTCTCGGCGGTCTTCTGCATCCCGAGTTCCACGTCCTCGTCCACGAGGATGACGTAGGCGTCCATCTCGTCGATGTCTATCTTGTCGGCGGCCATCACCCGATGGTGACCGTCGGCCAGCAGGAAGTCGCCCTCGGGACTGTTCGGCGCGCAGTCGATGACGACGAGGGGTTCGGCCAGTCCGCGTTCGAGTTCGTAGGTCCGGCCCTCTAGCTCGTCGGCGTAGACCTTCCCCTGCGTCGGGGTGAGTTCGTCCAGCGGGACCTCTCGGCGGGTCTGCTCGACTTCGGTGTCGTGGATGGATTCGAGAGTCCGCATGAGTTTCCCGACCTTCTCGGGGGTCGCGCGCTCGATTTGGGACCGAATCACGTCGGTGTTCGAGATGATGCCCACGAGGTTGCCCGCGTCGTCCACCACGGGTAACTTCTGGATGCCCGACCGGAGGATGACGCGGGCGGCGTCGTTCACGTCCATGTCGGGGTGGGCGACGATGAGGTCTTGGCTCATCACCTTGAATATCGGCTCCCCGTCGTCGGCCAGCAACAGGTCGCGGGCGCTGACGAACCCCTCGACCCGTCGGCCGTCGCAGACCGGGTAGCCGTTGTGTTTGTCGCTCTCGGCGATGCGACGGGCCACTTCCTCGACGGTGGCGTCGGGCGACACCGTCGCGACGTCGCGGGTCATGTAGTCTTTGACTTTCGGCTTGCCGTCGGTCGTGCCGCCGTCCGCTGCCGCCACGTCCATGCGTGCAACGAACGCGCCGGCCGGTGAAAAGGTTTCCCGGTGGCCGACCGACGCCACCACAACGTATATCACGAAAGTAGATGATTTTCACCGTATGCACAAGCCGTTGCTCGTGACGGACTTCCTCGACAGGGCGCGGGAGTACTACGGCGACGAGGAGGCGGTCGTCGCCACCACCGGCGAGCGATTCACCTACGAGCAGTTGGGCGAACGCGCCGACCGACTCTCGGCCGCGCTCGCCGAACGGGGCGTCGAGAAGGGCGACCGCGTGGCCGTGCTGGACCCCAACACCCACTACCACCTCGAATCCGCCTACGGAATCATGCAGTTGGGCGCGGTCCACACGCCGCTGAACTACCGCCTGACCGCCGACGACTTCGAGTACGTGCTGAACGACGCGGGCGTGGACGCCGTAATCGCCGACTACGAGTACGCCGAGAAAATCGAGGCGATTCGCGACGACGCGCCGACCGAGACGTTCGTCACGAACGACGCCGGCGAAGTCGAGGGCGACTGGGAGGACTTCGAGGAGGTGATTCGAAGCGCAGACCCCGACGACTACCGCCGACCGGAGATGGACGAGGACGACGTCATCACCATCAACTACACCTCCGGGACCACGGGCGACCCGAAGGGCGTGATGCGGACCCACCGGACCGAGACGCTCCACGCCTACCTCATCACGGTCCACCAAGAGATTCGAGACGACGACGTGTACCTCTGGACCCTGCCGATGTTCCACGTCAACGGGTGGGGCCACATCTACGCCGTCACGGGGACGGGCGCGACCCACGTCTGCACGCGCGGCGTGAACGCGGCCGAAATCTTCGACGTGGTCGTCGAGGAGGACGTGTCGTACATGTGCGCCGCGCCGACCGTCCTGAACCGCCTCATCGACTACCACGAACAACACGGGGTGGAGACGGCGGGCGAGAACTCGGTCCGCATCGCCACCGCGGGGTCGGCCCCGCCGGAGGCGACCATCCGGACCGTCGAGGACGAGTTCGGATGGTATCTCAAGCACGTCTACGGCGCGACCGAGACCGGGCCGCTCGTGACCACCTCCGACGCGCGCAGACTCCTGCCCGAGGGCGAGGAGCGTTTCGCGCTGAAGAAGCGCCAAGGAATCCCCTACCTCGGGACAGAGGTCGCGGTCGTGGACGAGGACGGCGACGACGTGCCCCGCGACGACGCGACCCTCGGGGAAATCGTGGTCCGGGGCAATCAGGTCATGGAGGGGTACTGGGAGAAACCGGAGGCGACCGAGGAGGCGTTCTCGCGCCGGCGCGAGGGCTGGTACCACACCGGCGATTTGGCGGTCGTGGACGAGAACGGGATGGTTTCGATTCAGGACCGCAAGAAGGACATCATCATCTCGGGCGGCGAGAACATCTCCAGCATCGAACTCGAAGACACCCTCTTCGACCACGAGGCGGTGGCCGACGTGGCCGTGATTCCCGCGCCGAGCGACGAGTGGGGCGAGACCCCGAAGGCGTTCGTCGTCCCGGCCTCCGGCGACCCCGACGACCCCGGCGTCACGGGGGACGAACTCCGGGCGTTCGCCGAGGACCGGTTGGCCTCCTACAAGGCGGTCCGGCGCGTCGAGTTCGTCGAGACGCTGCCGACGACGGCGACCGGGAAGGTCCAGAAGTACGAACTCCGCGAACGCGAGTGGGACGAGGAAGACCGGATGGTCGGCGAGGGGTGAGAACAGGGCGTCCGAGTCGAGTTCGGACAGACGGGGTCCCCGACGACCGGCGAGGACCGAACAGCGCCTTCCGGTTGCAGTGGCCGTGGGAGGCGAGTCACCGTCGGCGCCCGCGAACTCGCCGTAGTTGTCCGCGGGCGGGAACGTCGTCCGGAGCGGCCGGACCGAAACCGCCCGCGGAAAATATTGGTACGTTAACAAACCCTATTATGGGGAAAATATTGCGGCCTCACCCAGTTAATGCTTCGGTACTCGGGAAAAGACGAGATATTTTACACTTCCGGCGCCGGAATATTCCCGTATGATTATTAATGATGTTCACGTTCCGTGATAGCATGGCACGGAGAGAAAAATCGGACGTGTCGCGCCGAGACGTCGTGAAGATGGCCGGAGCGTCGGGCATCGCCGGATTGGCGGGGGTCACCGGGAGCGCGAGTGCACAGGAGTATCCGCCCATCGGGAACTTCCCGATTCAAGGAGAGGCAGCGACGTTCGGGTTCACGGTACCGCAGTCGGGGCCGTACTCCTCGGAGGGGCAGGACGAGCTCCGGGCGTACAAGCTCGCGGTCGAACACCTCAACAGCGGGGGCGGTTGGGTTGACAGCTGGGACGGCCTGTCGGGCAACGGCGTCCTCGACAAGGAGATAGACTTCGTGTCGGGCGACACGGCGACTGACGCCGACCAGGCCCGCCAAACGGCTCGGCGGATGATTCAACGCGATCAGGCCATCATGCTGTCCGGCGGCTCGTCGAGCGCGGTCGCCATCGCGATTCAGGAACTGTGCCAACGTGAGAAGGTCCAGTATCAGTGTTGTCTCACACACTCGAACGAGACTACGGGCAAGAACTGCGTCCGGTACTCGTTCCGGGAGATGTTCAACGCCTATATGACCGCGCAGGCGCTGGTACCGCCAGTCACGAAGGAGTACGGCAACGATCAGCAGTTCTACCAACTGTACGCTGACTACACGTGGGGCAAGACCGTCGAGTCGTCGGTCCAGAAGTTCTTCAGCGAAGCCGGCTGGAGCCAGATCAACAGCGTGGCGACGCCACTAGGAACCAAGGACTTCTCGTCGTACCTCTCGCAGGTACCCCGACAGGAGACCGACGTACTGTTCCTCGACCACTACGGTCTCGACGGCGCGAACTCGCTGAGTCAGGCCATCTCCATGGGTCTGGACAACGACATGGAAATCATCGTGCCGCTGTACAACCGTCCGATGGCGCAGGCCGCGGCCGGAGCCATCGAGGGCGTCTTCGGCACCGTCGCTTGGGACTCCCAGATCGACAACAAGCCGTCGAACGACTTCACGCAGGCATTCCAAGACAAGTACGCGCGCATCCCGTCCGGACCGGCCCAACTGGCCTACGCTCAGACGCTTCAGTACGCGGCCGCGGTCGAGCGTGCGGGCACCTTCTATCCGCCGGAGGTCATCAAACAACTGGAAGGTTACGAGTACGACAACTTCGGAATGGGTCCGGAACTGATGCGCAAGTGCGACCATCAGGCCCTGCGCGCGGTGCCCGTCGTGAAGGGGCTACCCGAGGACCAACAACAGCAGGGTCAGTACTTCGAGATCGTTAACCTCACCCCCCGGGACCAGATCGGCTACGCCTGCGACGAGGGCCCGGCCGCCCGTTGCGACCTCGGATCGTACGAGTAGAGAGCGAGGCGGGTAGCACGCCCCTTCGGGGGTTCAAACGAGGGAACTAACCTTTATGTTTGCGAGAGAATATCACACGAACATGGTGGGGAATCGAACTGCGACGGAATCGAACGGAGGAGGAGACCGTGAGCGTCCTCGCTGAGGTGGTGACGGTCCTGTTGAACGGACTGCAGCAGGGCGCGATATACGTACTGGTCGCCATCGGTCTCTCCATCATCCTCGGGACGCTGAAGTTCGTCAACTTCGCGCACGGCGCGCTCTACCTGATAGGGACGTACGCCGGTCTCCTGATAACGCTCGAGATAAACGTGACCGACGGGAAACTCGCCGACTGGGGGTACGCGACCATCGGTCTGGGATGGGGCTTTCTGGCCGCGCTGATCATCGTCCCGATTATCGTGTTCGGGGTCGGCCTGCTGATGGAGCGGTTCGTCGCGAGACCCTTCTACGACCGGCCCGACACCGACCAGATTCTGCTGACCTTCGGTCTCGCCATCGTGATCCAAGAGGTGTTCAAAATCCTGTTCGGCGGCCAGAGCTACAACTTCGCGCGCCCGGGGTGGGCCAGCGGACAGGTCGGACTCCCGATAATCGGGACGTTCCCCGAGTGGCGACTCTACATCATCGGCATCACGGCCGCCGTCGTGGTGCTGGTGTACGGACTCATCGAGTACACCGACTTCGGACTGGTCGTGCGCGCGGGTACCCGAGACGCCGAGATGGTCGAACTGCTCGGCATCAAACTCTCGCGGCCCTACCTGATGGTGTTCGGCGTCGGCGCGGCGCTGGCGGGCGTGGCGGGCGTCGTCGGCGGCCCGCTGTACGCGGTCAACCCCAACATCGGGACCGAGGTGCTGGTCCCCTCGTTCCTCGTCGTGGTCATCGGCGGGGTCGGGTCCATCGCGGGCGCGGTCCTCGGGGGCATCCTCATCGGCGAGACGCTGGCCGTCTTGGTCGCCGTCGCGCCCCAGTGGTCGCAGGTCGGCATCTACGTGCTGGCCGCAGTCGTCCTGCTCGCACGGCCGCAGGGACTGCTCGGATCCGAGGAGGTGGCGCCGTGAGCGACGAACCCACCGAGACCCCCGAGGCGACCGACGAGACCGGAAGCGCCGTCGAGCGAACCCAGCGCGAACTGCCGTCGTGGGAGCGCATCCGCCGGAGCGAACTGTTCGTGGTGGCGACGACCACCGTCGCCGTCGCGGTGTTCCCGTGGCTGTTCGCCCGTGCGCCGGTCGTCAGCGGCGTCCTTCAGGGGTACCAGGATTTGGCCACGCTCATCCTCATCTGGGGCATCTTCGCCATGGGGTTCAACCTCCTGCTGGGCTACACCGGCCTGCTGTCGTTCGGCCACGCCGCCTTCTGGGGCGGCGCGGCCTACGCCGCGGGCGTGTTCAGCGCGCAGGTGTCGTCGAGTCCGATTCTCATCATCCTCGCGGGCACGTCGTTCGCGGCGCTGTCGGCGTGGATTCTGGGGTTCGTCTCGCTCCGGCGCGGCGGCATCTACTTCGCCATCCTGACGCTGGCGTTCGGCCAGATGGCCTACTACATGGCGCTGGCGCCGCTGTCGGGAATCACCGGCGGCGAGAACGGCTTCACCGGGGTCGAACTCGGCAAACTGTTCGGCGTCTTCGACCTCCGGTACCCGGTGCCGGCGCTCGACTGGCTAGTCGGCACGTGGAAGTACGTGCTGGTCGGCGCCGTCGCGGTGCTGTGCGTCGCGGCCGCCAACCGCATCCTCCACTCGCCGTACGGGATGGTGTTCCGCGCGATTCGGGAGAACGACCAGCGCGCGGAGTTCGTCGGACTCAACGTCTGGCGCTACAAACTGATGGCGTTCATCATCTCGGGCACCTTCGCGGGCGTCGCGGGAAGCCTGTTCACCATCTACAGCGCCTACGTCCCGGTGTCGTCGTTCTACTGGACGACCAGCGGCGAGGTGGTCATCATGGCGGTGCTGGGCGGCGTCGGGTCGCTGTTCGGACCCATCCTCGGCGCGGGGGTCTACCTCTACGTCGAGAACATCGTCAGCGGCGTCCAGCAGTTGACCCTGCCGTTCACCGGGCCGGGCGAGTGGGTGACGCTCGTACAGGAACCGGTCGTCGTCCTCGACGGGTTCGGTGCCTACTGGCACCTCATCTTGGGACTCGTCTTCGTCGCCGTCGTCGTCCTGTTCCCGCGGGGAATCTGGGGACTGTTGGAAGACGTGGGCAGCGCGGTCCGGCGACTCGGAGGTGGTCGGTGATGGCGCTGTTAGAGACCGACGGTCTCACCAAGTCGTTCGGCGGTCTGGTGGCGGTCGACGACGTGAGCCTCGAAATCGAGGAGGGCGAGTCCATCTCGGTCATCGGCCCGAACGGCGCGGGCAAGTCCACGCTCATCAACCTCGTCACGCGCATGCTCGACGCCAGCGGAGGCGACATCTCGTTCAAGGGCGACTCGATTCTCCGCGACGAACCCCACGAGGTGGTCCAGAAGGGCGTGAGTCGGTCGTTCCAGACCGCTTCCATCTTCCCGGAGCTATCGGTCGAGGAGAACGCCCAAATCGCGGCGCTGGCCGCCGAACACGGCTCGTTCCGGTTCAACTTCCTCCGCCACCGGAACAACTACGGCGAGGTCGATAGGCTGGCCCGCCGGACCCTCGACGCGGTGGGACTGCTCGGTCAGCGCGAGCGTCCGGCCGAGGACCTGCCGTACGGCGACAAGCGCAGGTTGGAACTGGGCATCGCGCTGGCGAGCGAACCCGACCTCCTGCTGATGGACGAACCGACCGCCGGGATGTCGCCCGAGGAGACGGCCGCGACGGTCGAACTCATCGAAGAAGTCAAGGAGGAACTCGACCTGACCATCCTGCTAGTCGAACACGACATGGAGGTCGTGTTCAACGTCTCGGATCGCATCGTGGTGCTGAACCGCGGGAGCGTCATCGCGGAGGGAACGCCCGAAGAGGTCCAAGGCGACCCGGACGTGCAGGAGGCGTACCTCGGAGGTGTCGAGGCGTGAGCCTGCTCGAACTGCGGGACGTGGACGCCTTCTACGGTGAGAGCCACATCCTCCGAGACGTGACGCTGAGCGTCGAGGAGGGCGAGGTCTGCTCGCTGCTCGGGCGCAACGGCGCGGGCAAGACCACGACGCTCCGGGCCGTCTCGGGGGCGCGCCCGCCGGCGGTCCGCGACGGCCGGGTTCGGTTCAAGGGCGAGGACATCACCGCGATGGACCCCGAGGACATCTCGGCGCGGGGCCTCTCGCTGGTGCCCGAAGAGCGGCGGGTCTTCCCGAACCTCACGGTCGCCGAGAACCTCCACCTCGCCGAGGTGTCGGAGAACCGCTCGAACACGGTCGGGCGGTCGCTCGGGAGTGTCCAAGTCGAACACGTCGGGATGACGACCGAGGAGGTGTACGACGAGTTCGAGCGACTCCGCGAGCGCAAGTCCCAGAAGGCCGGGACGCTCTCGGGGGGCGAACAGCAGATGCTCGCCATCGCGCGGGCACTCAAGCAGAACACCGACCTGCTGTTGCTCGACGAACCGTACGAGGGGCTAGCGCCCCAGATTATCGCCGACGTGGAGGACGCCATCCGGCGCATCAGCGAGTCGGGCACCACGATTCTGCTGGTCGAGCAGAACGCAATCGCGGCGATGGACATCGCCGACCGGTGTTACGTCATCGACCAAGGGAGCATCGTCTTCGAAGGAACTGCGGGAGCGCTACGCGAGGATGACGAAACGAGAGACCGATACCTCGGCGTCTGAGGGCACGACGGACGGCGAATCGAGAGCGGAGACGAACCGGCGAGACGCGCCACCGGCGACCGACTCGGCGGACGCCCTCTTCGACGTGCTGGTCGAGGAAGGCGTGCTGGCGGTCGGCGACGACGGCGGCGTCCGGACGACCGACGAGTTCGACGACACGCACGCCATCTACCACGACTCCTACGTGGGCGTGGACGACAACGAGTTCCACGAGGCGGTGGCCGCGACCTTCGGCCTGTCGGACGCCGCCGAGCGAGACTCGTCGAGCGGTCGGCCGTCGGCCGACGCCGAGGCCGCGGCAGACCTCGTCGCCGAGCGAGGCATCTCGCGCGACGAGTTCGCGGTCTACCTCGCGGTCCGGTCGCACGTCGAGAGCGCGGAGCGCGACTCTGCGGAGTCGCGTTCCGCGGAGGGTGCGAGCGCCGACGGGGTGAACGCCGCCGACCTCGCCGCGATGGCGGGGATGGTCTGGGAGGTGGTGCCGGACTCGCCGGTGCCGGCCGAACTCCCGGACGTGACCGACGACCCCGAGTCGTTCCTCGCGGGGCGCGACCGCAGGGTAGTCGCCGTCTGGAAGCGCTTCTGCGACCCGTGCGAGGCGGTCAAGGCCGACCTGCCGACCGTCCTCGACGCGGTGCCCGACGGCGTCCGGGTCGCCGGCGCGGACGGGGAAGCGGCCGCCGAGTTCTGCCGGACGCACGGCGTCGAGTCCGCGCCGGGGTTCGTCCTCGCCGACGGCGACGACCGCCGAACCGTCTGCGAGAGCGACGCCGACGCGGTGGCCGAGCGGGTGGCGTCGTTCTTTTGAGACGGATTTTCGACTTCGGAGACGTATTTATGATTCTTTTAGCACGATAGAGTTGGTTTTTCGACGATAGTGGTCACGCTAGCTAGCGTCGTTCGTGCTGAAGTACCCGGACACGAACCGAACCCGAACCCGTTTTCACGACGCGTCACGCACCCGAAGACATGGAAGACGCGGAGGCGGAACGCCGCGAGGTCCGCGCGACGTACGACTACATCGCCGACCACTTCGCGAAGACCCGCGAGTACGCGTGGCCCGAAGTCGAGTCGTTCGCGGCGGACGCCCCGGAGGCCGCTGTCGCCCTCGACCTCGGGTGCGGCAACGGTCGGCACGCCGAACTCCTCGCCGAGCGCGCCGACCGAGTGGTCGCGGCGGACGCGAGTCGCGGTCTGCTCGAAACCGCCCGAGAGCGCGCCGCCGAGCGGGGTTTCGACGCCGACCTCGTGCAGGCCGACGCGGCGCGACTTCCGCTCGGGGACGCGACGGTCGAACTGGCGGTCTACGTCGCCACGCTCCACCACCTGCCGAGTAGAGACGCCCGGGTCGGGAGTCTGGACGAACTCGCGCGGGTCCTCGCGCCCGAGGGCCGGGCGCTCGTCAGCGCGTGGAGTACCGCCCACGACCGGTTCGACGAGAGCGAGGGATTCGACACGACTGTCGACTGGACGCTTCCCGGCGGCGAGACGGTCGAACGGTTCTACCACATCTACTCGCCCGCGGAGTTCCGCGACGACGTGGCCGCCAGCGGCCTCGAACTCGCGGAGTTCGAGATTTCGAGCGGGAACTGCTACGGGGTCGTGCGCCCGGCCGGAGAGTGACGGTCGGTTCGAGTTTAGTCTCGCGTGTGCGCTCCCGCGCGAGGGACACCGAGAAATCGAACTCCGGCGGCCGACCCGCGGACGGACTGCCGACCGAAACAGTAAGGCCCTTAATGCCGGGCGGCGAACGAGGAAATGTAGCACGGAGCGCCGGTGGTCTAGTGGTATGACTATGGCCTTCCAAGCCATCGACCCGGGTTCAAGTCCCGGCCGGCGCATCCTTTTCGGTTATCGCTTCGTGTGGAGAGGAAACTCCGCGCGTCGGGTCTCGCCGCGACCCCGCCACAATTCTTAATCTCGCGTCTCTCGTGGCTCTATCCCGCGATGCCCGACAATCCCGAGAAGCAGACGAGCGAGGAGGTAGACCAGACCCAACTGGACCTCGCCCAGCGCGCGGGCGACGCCTATCAGGAGGCGCTCGACTACATGGCCGAGGAAGTCGCCCACACCGGCGACAAGCAGGAGGCCGGAGAGTACGTCGTCGGGTTCGCACAGGAGGAGGCCGAGGGGATGTACGTCCTGAAGGACGAGGGCCGATTCGAGTGGGTGGAACCCGACGACGAGAACTGCCACCTCGAAGTGGCGGCCTGCGACGCCGCCGACGGACGACTCGTGCCCGAGTGTACCGTCATCGCCACGCTGACCGGCGAGGACGGCGAACAGGTCGGACCGACGCGACTGCCTCTGCTCTGGCATCCCGGTCTCTACCACTACGGGAAGAACCTCGAGGTGCCCGGCGACGGGACCTACACCATCG
Encoded proteins:
- a CDS encoding iron transporter, which codes for MPDNPEKQTSEEVDQTQLDLAQRAGDAYQEALDYMAEEVAHTGDKQEAGEYVVGFAQEEAEGMYVLKDEGRFEWVEPDDENCHLEVAACDAADGRLVPECTVIATLTGEDGEQVGPTRLPLLWHPGLYHYGKNLEVPGDGTYTIDLRVEPPTFKRHDERNGDRYGESVEVTFDGVDVETGQD
- a CDS encoding CBS pair associated ParBc domain-containing protein yields the protein MDVAAADGGTTDGKPKVKDYMTRDVATVSPDATVEEVARRIAESDKHNGYPVCDGRRVEGFVSARDLLLADDGEPIFKVMSQDLIVAHPDMDVNDAARVILRSGIQKLPVVDDAGNLVGIISNTDVIRSQIERATPEKVGKLMRTLESIHDTEVEQTRREVPLDELTPTQGKVYADELEGRTYELERGLAEPLVVIDCAPNSPEGDFLLADGHHRVMAADKIDIDEMDAYVILVDEDVELGMQKTAEKEGLDGLDDVKVVDYARHPLVETTKRLQ
- a CDS encoding long-chain-fatty-acid--CoA ligase, translated to MHKPLLVTDFLDRAREYYGDEEAVVATTGERFTYEQLGERADRLSAALAERGVEKGDRVAVLDPNTHYHLESAYGIMQLGAVHTPLNYRLTADDFEYVLNDAGVDAVIADYEYAEKIEAIRDDAPTETFVTNDAGEVEGDWEDFEEVIRSADPDDYRRPEMDEDDVITINYTSGTTGDPKGVMRTHRTETLHAYLITVHQEIRDDDVYLWTLPMFHVNGWGHIYAVTGTGATHVCTRGVNAAEIFDVVVEEDVSYMCAAPTVLNRLIDYHEQHGVETAGENSVRIATAGSAPPEATIRTVEDEFGWYLKHVYGATETGPLVTTSDARRLLPEGEERFALKKRQGIPYLGTEVAVVDEDGDDVPRDDATLGEIVVRGNQVMEGYWEKPEATEEAFSRRREGWYHTGDLAVVDENGMVSIQDRKKDIIISGGENISSIELEDTLFDHEAVADVAVIPAPSDEWGETPKAFVVPASGDPDDPGVTGDELRAFAEDRLASYKAVRRVEFVETLPTTATGKVQKYELREREWDEEDRMVGEG
- a CDS encoding branched-chain amino acid ABC transporter permease, whose protein sequence is MSVLAEVVTVLLNGLQQGAIYVLVAIGLSIILGTLKFVNFAHGALYLIGTYAGLLITLEINVTDGKLADWGYATIGLGWGFLAALIIVPIIVFGVGLLMERFVARPFYDRPDTDQILLTFGLAIVIQEVFKILFGGQSYNFARPGWASGQVGLPIIGTFPEWRLYIIGITAAVVVLVYGLIEYTDFGLVVRAGTRDAEMVELLGIKLSRPYLMVFGVGAALAGVAGVVGGPLYAVNPNIGTEVLVPSFLVVVIGGVGSIAGAVLGGILIGETLAVLVAVAPQWSQVGIYVLAAVVLLARPQGLLGSEEVAP
- a CDS encoding branched-chain amino acid ABC transporter permease; this encodes MSDEPTETPEATDETGSAVERTQRELPSWERIRRSELFVVATTTVAVAVFPWLFARAPVVSGVLQGYQDLATLILIWGIFAMGFNLLLGYTGLLSFGHAAFWGGAAYAAGVFSAQVSSSPILIILAGTSFAALSAWILGFVSLRRGGIYFAILTLAFGQMAYYMALAPLSGITGGENGFTGVELGKLFGVFDLRYPVPALDWLVGTWKYVLVGAVAVLCVAAANRILHSPYGMVFRAIRENDQRAEFVGLNVWRYKLMAFIISGTFAGVAGSLFTIYSAYVPVSSFYWTTSGEVVIMAVLGGVGSLFGPILGAGVYLYVENIVSGVQQLTLPFTGPGEWVTLVQEPVVVLDGFGAYWHLILGLVFVAVVVLFPRGIWGLLEDVGSAVRRLGGGR
- a CDS encoding thioredoxin translates to MTKRETDTSASEGTTDGESRAETNRRDAPPATDSADALFDVLVEEGVLAVGDDGGVRTTDEFDDTHAIYHDSYVGVDDNEFHEAVAATFGLSDAAERDSSSGRPSADAEAAADLVAERGISRDEFAVYLAVRSHVESAERDSAESRSAEGASADGVNAADLAAMAGMVWEVVPDSPVPAELPDVTDDPESFLAGRDRRVVAVWKRFCDPCEAVKADLPTVLDAVPDGVRVAGADGEAAAEFCRTHGVESAPGFVLADGDDRRTVCESDADAVAERVASFF
- a CDS encoding ABC transporter ATP-binding protein; the encoded protein is MALLETDGLTKSFGGLVAVDDVSLEIEEGESISVIGPNGAGKSTLINLVTRMLDASGGDISFKGDSILRDEPHEVVQKGVSRSFQTASIFPELSVEENAQIAALAAEHGSFRFNFLRHRNNYGEVDRLARRTLDAVGLLGQRERPAEDLPYGDKRRLELGIALASEPDLLLMDEPTAGMSPEETAATVELIEEVKEELDLTILLVEHDMEVVFNVSDRIVVLNRGSVIAEGTPEEVQGDPDVQEAYLGGVEA
- a CDS encoding class I SAM-dependent methyltransferase, giving the protein MEDAEAERREVRATYDYIADHFAKTREYAWPEVESFAADAPEAAVALDLGCGNGRHAELLAERADRVVAADASRGLLETARERAAERGFDADLVQADAARLPLGDATVELAVYVATLHHLPSRDARVGSLDELARVLAPEGRALVSAWSTAHDRFDESEGFDTTVDWTLPGGETVERFYHIYSPAEFRDDVAASGLELAEFEISSGNCYGVVRPAGE
- a CDS encoding ABC transporter ATP-binding protein translates to MSLLELRDVDAFYGESHILRDVTLSVEEGEVCSLLGRNGAGKTTTLRAVSGARPPAVRDGRVRFKGEDITAMDPEDISARGLSLVPEERRVFPNLTVAENLHLAEVSENRSNTVGRSLGSVQVEHVGMTTEEVYDEFERLRERKSQKAGTLSGGEQQMLAIARALKQNTDLLLLDEPYEGLAPQIIADVEDAIRRISESGTTILLVEQNAIAAMDIADRCYVIDQGSIVFEGTAGALREDDETRDRYLGV
- a CDS encoding substrate-binding protein, which encodes MARREKSDVSRRDVVKMAGASGIAGLAGVTGSASAQEYPPIGNFPIQGEAATFGFTVPQSGPYSSEGQDELRAYKLAVEHLNSGGGWVDSWDGLSGNGVLDKEIDFVSGDTATDADQARQTARRMIQRDQAIMLSGGSSSAVAIAIQELCQREKVQYQCCLTHSNETTGKNCVRYSFREMFNAYMTAQALVPPVTKEYGNDQQFYQLYADYTWGKTVESSVQKFFSEAGWSQINSVATPLGTKDFSSYLSQVPRQETDVLFLDHYGLDGANSLSQAISMGLDNDMEIIVPLYNRPMAQAAAGAIEGVFGTVAWDSQIDNKPSNDFTQAFQDKYARIPSGPAQLAYAQTLQYAAAVERAGTFYPPEVIKQLEGYEYDNFGMGPELMRKCDHQALRAVPVVKGLPEDQQQQGQYFEIVNLTPRDQIGYACDEGPAARCDLGSYE